GTGAGGATTACGTGTGAATCGAACGTGCTGCCGAAGAGCTTTTCCAGTTTGCCCAAGCCGTGTTCCACCTGCTTGCGCACCGCGGGAGTGACTTCATACTGCCTTCCGGTGTACTCGACGTTCATTAACTCCCTCCTGAATACGTTGGTCCTCGTGGATCGAAAGGCTTTGCTGCGCTCTGTTACATGTGTCTGTAGGTTCCAGTTCCTCCTCTCGTAGAGATGCGCAGCACGCTGCGTCTCCACTTTGTGCACGGACAAACAGTCAGTTTCGTCTTTCCTGCTTGCATCGACAGACGCAGCATGCTGCGTCTCTACCAGTTCTGCAACCGTCAAAATCGCCAGTTCTAATCCTTCACGCGTCTCTGATGCGTGCTGGGAATTTTCATATCCTCACGATACTTGGCTACGGTGCGCCGTGTCACGTTGATTCCTTGCGATTGCAGAATGCGCGTGATTTGCTCGTCGGTGAGCGGACGGCGCGAATCTTCTTCTTCGATCAGCTTCTTCACCCGCCGCTTCAGGATCATCAGCGATGTGCCGCCGCCTTCGGGGCCATTCACGCTTTCGCTGAAGAAGTAGCGCAGCTCGTAGACACCCTGCGGCGTGTGCACATACTTGTTGGCAACCGCTCGGCTCACGGTGGAAGGATGCACGCCAATTTCCTCGGCCACTTCCTTGATCATCATTGGTTTTAGCTGGTCGATGCCAAGGTCGAGGAACTCGCGCTGGCGTCCGATGATCGCGTAGCAGGTCTTCAGGATTGTCTGCTTGCGTTGCTCGATGTTCTTCATGAGCTGAATAGCAGATTTATACCGCTCTTTCACATAATTGCGAACATCTTTTTCGGCGGCATCACGGTTGAGCAACTTTTTGTAGCCGGGATTCAGGCGAAGCACAGGAACGTCGTCTTCGTTCATCAGCACGAAGTACTCATCGCCCTGTTTCACGAAGGCAACGTCGGGCTCGATCAGCCGCGGCTCTACCTGGTTGTAGCGCTGACCCGGTTTG
This genomic window from Acidobacteriota bacterium contains:
- a CDS encoding ribosomal subunit interface protein; translated protein: MNVEYTGRQYEVTPAVRKQVEHGLGKLEKLFGSTFDSHVILT